A single window of Pieris rapae chromosome 4, ilPieRapa1.1, whole genome shotgun sequence DNA harbors:
- the LOC110995392 gene encoding mucolipin-3 yields the protein MDAIVSTPEETASDLEENIKVTRNPTNSGNNESFTSRSTSTTDIHQLEEKMRRKLQFFFMNPIEKWRAKRKFPYKFVVQVIKIVLVTLQLCLFAHNRYNHVNYTWDNRISFSHLFLLGWDSTREINAYPPGAGPLAVYKLDEFYNTLDFAYSGYTNISNAIGPYSYDNEDNNMTEPVFCQYNYKKGIINGYNESYEFNSEIVKSCINFTNSEGQLFTSKQYLNDTGLNINFAALVRAELMFSLKTINLRAAGPITPPDCYRFDIAIIFDNEDHDGQMSLTLEAEPYKLACKGDQAYITDNQIDQVLRSILNIFVIIICSVSLMLCSRAIYRAQLLRKLTNQFFIKTYDRPLSLDGRLEFLNMWYIMIIVNDILIIMGSAIKERIERNQFTNDQWNVCSLFLGTGNLLVWFGVLRYLGFFKTYNVVILTLKKAAPKIFRFSFCALLLYAGFMFCGWLILGPYHMKFRSLATTSECLFSLINGDDMFATFSIMSKKSPMLWWFSRVYLYSFISLYIYVVLSLFISVIMDAYDTIKQYYKEGFPKSDLQQFIGEASINEVSSGLYRTQSSTSLNAFMNSLFCCNVYRSAYSKIGGSSTFNML from the coding sequence ATGGATGCTATTGTTTCAACACCGGAGGAAACGGCTTCAGATTTAGAAGAGAATATTAAGGTAACCAGAAATCCTACCAATAGTGGAAACAATGAAAGTTTTACTTCACGGTCAACTTCTACTACGGACATACACCAACTTGAGGAGAAAATGAGACGCAAGTTGCAGTTTTTCTTTATGAATCCGATCGAGAAATGGCGAGCAAAGCGTAAATTTCCGTACAAATTCGTTGTGCAAGTGATTAAAATAGTATTGGTAACACTCCAACTTTGCTTGTTTGCCCATAACAGATACAATCATGTAAATTACACCTGGGATAATCGTATAAGTTTTtctcatttgtttttacttgGATGGGACTCTACTCGCGAAATTAATGCCTATCCTCCTGGCGCAGGGCCTTTAGCTGTATACAAACTTGATGAGTTTTACAATACCCTTGATTTTGCTTATAGTGGCTATACAAATATATCCAATGCCATTGGCCCATATTCATATGACAATGAAGATAACAATATGACAGAACCTGTTTTTTGccaatacaattacaaaaaaggtATAATCAATGGATATAATGAAAGCTATGAATTTAATTCAGAGATTGttaaaagttgtattaattttacaaacagTGAGGGGCAGCTATTTACTTctaaacaatatttgaatGATACAGGGTTAAACATAAACTTTGCAGCATTAGTGAGAGCAGAACTTATGTTTTCTTTGAAGACTATAAATTTAAGAGCAGCTGGGCCAATTACACCACCTGATTGTTATCGTTTTGATATTGCCATAATATTTGACAATGAAGATCATGATGGTCAAATGTCCTTAACCCTGGAAGCTGAACCTTACAAACTTGCCTGCAAAGGTGATCAAGCTTATATTACTGATAACCAAATTGACCAAGTTTTGAGAagcattttgaatatatttgtgataattatttgtagTGTATCACTTATGTTGTGCAGTAGAGCTATTTATCGTGCACAACTATTGAGAAAATTGACCAAccaattctttattaaaacatatgatCGACCCTTAAGTTTGGATGGCAGATTAGAATTTCTAAATATGTGGTACATAATGATTATTGTTAATGATATCTTAATCATTATGGGATCTGCTATCAAAGAACGAATCGAACGAAATCAATTTACAAATGATCAGTGGAATGTTTGCTCCTTGTTTTTGGGAACAGGGAACTTATTAGTATGGTTTGGAGTACTTCGATATCTAGGattctttaaaacatataatgttGTTATACTAACATTGAAAAAGGCTGCTCCGAAAATCTTTAGATTTTCATTTTGTGCTCTTCTTTTATATGCAGGCTTCATGTTCTGTGGATGGCTTATACTTGGTCCGTACCATATGAAATTCAGATCACTTGCTACCACATCTGAATgtcttttttcattaataaatggaGATGACATGTTTGCAACTTTCTCAATCATGTCCAAGAAATCACCAATGTTATGGTGGTTCAGTAGGGTTTACTTGTACTCATTTATTAGTTTGTACATTTATGTTGTactcagtttatttatttcggtTATCATGGATGCATAtgatacaattaaacaatattataaagaaggCTTTCCAAAGAGTGATTTGCAGCAATTTATTGGTGAAGCAAGCATTAATGAAGTGTCTTCAGGCTTATACAGAACTCAGAGTTCAACATCTTTAAATGCATTCATGAATTCCTTGTTTTGTTGCAATGTGTATCGAAGTGCTTATTCAAAAATAGGCGGTAGTTCCACCTTTAATATGTTATAG